The genomic region AATTATTATCATTTAAACTAATTTTTTTCATACCCCCATATCCTATTGTAAAAATTTATTGACAAAAAAATTTTTTTTGGATACCATTTTATATATAGTATAACAAAAGCAAGGGGGTGAGGGTATGACCATTACCCGAAGAGATTTTCTCAAAATTGCAGCTGCAACAGGTGGAGTAGCTGTAGCTGGAACTTCAGTTGTAACCTCTGTTTTAGGTCTTGGTAAAAAGCCTGTCTCATTACCTCAATATGTTCCCACTACATGCGAGATGTGTTTCTGGCGGTGTGGCGTAATTGCTAAGGTTGTGGATGGTAAAGTAGTAAAACTTGATGGAAACCCTCTTCATCCAAACTCTCGGGGGAAATTATGTGCAAGAGGTCATGGTGGAATAGGGCTCCTTTATGATCCAGACAGATTAAAAACACCTCTTATCAACACAGGCAAAAGAGGAGAGGCAAAGTTTAAAAAGGTTTCATGGGATGAAGCACTTGGATTTGTGGCAGATAAAATGCAGAAAATTAAAGAACAGTATGGAGCAGAATCAATAGCCTTACTTACACATGGAACAGTATCAACTTACTTTATGCATCTTCTTCAGGCTTTTGGCTCTCCTAATTTTGCAATGCCTTCCTTTGCACTTTGCAGAGGTGCTCGTGGTGTAGCCTTTGAAGTTACCTTTGGAGAAGATGTTGGCAATCCTGAAAGACTTGATCTAAAGAACAGCAAAGTAGTTGTCTTGATAGGTAGCCATCTTGGTGAGAACGCTCATAACTCCCAGTGTCAGGAATTTGCAGAAGCAGTTGGTAGAGGTGCTACTGTTATAGTTGTTGATCCGAGATTTTCAACAGCAGCTGGTAAGGCAAAATACTGGTTACCAATAAAGCCTGGTACTGATCTGGCTCTTTTACTTTCATGGATAAACTTAATAATTCAGGAAGAACTTTATGATAAAGAGTATGTAGCAAAATACACTGTAGGTTTTAATGAAGTTGCCAGTTCAGTAAAACAGTATACGCCAGAATGGGCTGAAAAGGAAACGGAGATTCCAACCAGTTTAATTGTTGAAACAGCAAGAATAATTGGGAAAAATAAACCTCATGTTTTGATACATCCTGGAAGACACACTGCTTGGTATTCAGACAACGTTCAGCGTCAGCGTGCTGTTGCCATATTAACAGCACTTCTTGGAGCTTATGGAAGACCTGGTGGAATTTATCTCACTCCAAAGAAAAAGCTTGAGCCGGTGTTTCTCTCAGAGAATAATTATCCAGAGCCGCAAAAGCCTGCAATAAACAAGGGCAATTATCCTTTTGCAGGTGAAGAAGGAGTAACCCACGAAATTGTTAGAGCTACCTTGACAGAACAACCATATCCAATCAAAGCATGGTTTATAACAGGAACTAACATAATGAAAGCAATGCCAGATCAAAGACAGACACTGCAAGCTGTTCAAAAACTTGATCTTCTTGTGGCTGTTGACATGATGCCCTATGATGGAGTGATGCTTGCTGATGTAGTGTTACCTGAATGCACCTATCTTGAGCGACATGATGATTTATTCACTGTTAAGGAAAGAGCCTTTGGAGTTTCAATTCGCCAGCCTGTCATTCAGCCCATGTATGATACCAAGCCAGGATGGTGGATAGCTAAAGAACTCGGTAAAAAGCTCGATCTTGAGAATTACTTTCCGTGGAATACCTTTGAGGATTTTTTAAAAATCAAGGCTCAAGCCTGGGGAATTGATTATTCTGAACTTGCTAAAAAGGGATATATTGATTTTCCAGAGAGTGCTAAACCCTACATCTTACCGGGTGAGGACTTTAAATTTAAAACACCCTCAGGCAAGATAGAGCTTTACAGTAAAGAGCTTAAGGAAAATGGTTTTGACCCTGTCCCGAGATACACAAAGCATGAACAGCCACCAGAAGGATGGTTCAGACTTATCTATGGAAGGGCACCAGTTCATACTTTTTCAAGGACAACCAATAATCCTTCTTTATGGGAACTCATGGAAGAAAATGTTGCATGGATTAATGCAAAGGTGGCAAAAAGGCTTGGAGTTAAACAGGGTGACTACATTGTTCTTGTAAATCAGGACGGAGTAAAGAGTAATAAAGTAAGAGCAAAAGTAACAGAACGAATAAGACCAGACTGTATCTATCTTGTCCATGGATTTGGTTCAACATCTAAACTTTTAAGGAAAGCATACCTCAGAGGAGCTGATGATCAGCAGTTAATTACAAGGTATGCCATAGACCAGATTTCAGGAAGTGTTGGGATGAGGGTTAATTTTGTGAAGATTACAAAGGAGGTTTAGACATGCCAAAATATGTAATGGTTATAGATGTGGAAAGATGTATTGGATGTATGGCATGTGTGATTGCCTGTAAAAAGGAAAACGGTGTTGCAGATGGATATTTTAGAACACGGGTGGTTGAAGAAGTGAGAGGCGAATTCCCGAATTTAAGAATGGAACTGAGGTCAGAGCTTTGCAATCACTGCGAAAATGCACCATGCATAGATGCCTGCCCTACAAGAGCATCCCACAGAGCAAAGGATGGAACAGTTCAGATTGACAAAAAAAAATGCATTGGCTGCAAGGCATGCATTTTAGCCTGTCCCTATGATGCAAGATACTCAACTCCTGAAGGAGTGGCTGATAAATGTACGTTTTGTGAGCACAGACTTAAAGAAGGCAGAAAACCAGCCTGTGTTGAAACCTGCCTTGGAAAATCAAGAATCTTTGGAGACCTTGATGATCCAAATAGTGAGGTATCACAGCTTTTAAAAAAACATGAAGCTACTGTCAGGCTTGAATTTGCTGGCACATCACCAAGGGTGTTTTACATTAATAAAAAATTTGCAGGAGGTTTATGATGATAGAGTTGAGCATTACAGGAACAAACGCAATAACATTTCCCCATCTGGAGGTCTGGGACTGGAGAATTGTTTTTTATCTTTTTCTTGGAGGTCTTTCTGCTGGAATACTTGTAATGTGTTCAATTGCAAACCTCAGAATTCCAAAGCAACCTGTGGAAGAGCTTGCGCAATGCGTTAGAGCTCCTTTAATTGCATTTATTGTGCTTGCAGTTGGTGCTTTATTCATAATTCTTGACCTTGGTTCACCCTTGCATCTTGTATGGGGCTATTTAACCTTTCAGCCTCTCTCTTTAATGTCCTGGGGTACATGGGGAGTACCAGCTGTGCTTTTTGCCAATGCTCTTTATATACTGGCTGTGATTCCTAAAGAGCAAAGACATAGACTTAAACTTCCATTACTTATTAAGCTTTCTGAAAAACTTGCTCTTAGAATGAGACCCATAGCAAAATTAAATTTTGCTTTAGGAATATTTCTTGGAATATACACCGGTGTGCTTTTAAGCTCCTTTGCAGCAATTCCTTTATGGAATAATGCAACACTGCCGATTCTGTTTCTCGTATCAGCTCTCTCTTCTGGTGCAGCAATGGTTGTTATAATAGCTAAAAAGGCTGAGATAAAATTTTTATTTACGAAGATTGATATATGGTTAATAGTTGCAGAACTTGTTGTGATAGCTTTGTTTTTCTATGGACTTTATACTTCCACTGCACCTTATAAAAAAGCTATTGCGCCATTTTTCTCTCTTACAAGTGAACACTTTATCTTTACACTTGCCTTGATCGCCATATTTTTACTGCTTCCTTTAGCATTAAGAATTAAACTTGGTGAGTTAAAGGAGTTTGAAGATGGTTTGCATGCAGAGTTTACAAAAGCTCAGATTTTCAGGATGAACTTTGCAGCTATTCTCGTGATCGCTGGGACATTGATTTTAAGGGCAGCAATAGTATATGCTGGACAGTTAACAAAACTGTCAGCTTATTGATATAATTTAACAAATTCTGAAAAGAAAGGAGGTGAC from Thermodesulfovibrio sp. 3907-1M harbors:
- the nrfD gene encoding NrfD/PsrC family molybdoenzyme membrane anchor subunit: MMIELSITGTNAITFPHLEVWDWRIVFYLFLGGLSAGILVMCSIANLRIPKQPVEELAQCVRAPLIAFIVLAVGALFIILDLGSPLHLVWGYLTFQPLSLMSWGTWGVPAVLFANALYILAVIPKEQRHRLKLPLLIKLSEKLALRMRPIAKLNFALGIFLGIYTGVLLSSFAAIPLWNNATLPILFLVSALSSGAAMVVIIAKKAEIKFLFTKIDIWLIVAELVVIALFFYGLYTSTAPYKKAIAPFFSLTSEHFIFTLALIAIFLLLPLALRIKLGELKEFEDGLHAEFTKAQIFRMNFAAILVIAGTLILRAAIVYAGQLTKLSAY
- a CDS encoding 4Fe-4S dicluster domain-containing protein, whose translation is MPKYVMVIDVERCIGCMACVIACKKENGVADGYFRTRVVEEVRGEFPNLRMELRSELCNHCENAPCIDACPTRASHRAKDGTVQIDKKKCIGCKACILACPYDARYSTPEGVADKCTFCEHRLKEGRKPACVETCLGKSRIFGDLDDPNSEVSQLLKKHEATVRLEFAGTSPRVFYINKKFAGGL
- a CDS encoding molybdopterin-dependent oxidoreductase; translation: MTITRRDFLKIAAATGGVAVAGTSVVTSVLGLGKKPVSLPQYVPTTCEMCFWRCGVIAKVVDGKVVKLDGNPLHPNSRGKLCARGHGGIGLLYDPDRLKTPLINTGKRGEAKFKKVSWDEALGFVADKMQKIKEQYGAESIALLTHGTVSTYFMHLLQAFGSPNFAMPSFALCRGARGVAFEVTFGEDVGNPERLDLKNSKVVVLIGSHLGENAHNSQCQEFAEAVGRGATVIVVDPRFSTAAGKAKYWLPIKPGTDLALLLSWINLIIQEELYDKEYVAKYTVGFNEVASSVKQYTPEWAEKETEIPTSLIVETARIIGKNKPHVLIHPGRHTAWYSDNVQRQRAVAILTALLGAYGRPGGIYLTPKKKLEPVFLSENNYPEPQKPAINKGNYPFAGEEGVTHEIVRATLTEQPYPIKAWFITGTNIMKAMPDQRQTLQAVQKLDLLVAVDMMPYDGVMLADVVLPECTYLERHDDLFTVKERAFGVSIRQPVIQPMYDTKPGWWIAKELGKKLDLENYFPWNTFEDFLKIKAQAWGIDYSELAKKGYIDFPESAKPYILPGEDFKFKTPSGKIELYSKELKENGFDPVPRYTKHEQPPEGWFRLIYGRAPVHTFSRTTNNPSLWELMEENVAWINAKVAKRLGVKQGDYIVLVNQDGVKSNKVRAKVTERIRPDCIYLVHGFGSTSKLLRKAYLRGADDQQLITRYAIDQISGSVGMRVNFVKITKEV